In Plodia interpunctella isolate USDA-ARS_2022_Savannah chromosome 1, ilPloInte3.2, whole genome shotgun sequence, one DNA window encodes the following:
- the LOC128669510 gene encoding maltase 2-like isoform X2: MWQIFMLYLVVSVHGKYENINVKLDWWENAVFYEIYTRSFMDSDGDGIGDINGINSRLDYLKEIGVDAAFLSPIFKSSMHDFGYDVSDYYTIHPEFGTMEDFEQLLRRANDFNIKIVLEFVPNHTSNESEWFIKSLNKDEFYADWYIWEKGHMDDRGRTSPPNNWISLFRRSAWTYAPHRDQYYLHQFGDAQPDLNYRNPVVLDEMKNIIKFWLEKGVAGMRMTSVNFLYEADKEMYGGRYPDEPLTGKPGLGPSDYNYLEHVYTKDLEEGYDIISQFREVFDSISLRDNLTRVMMTDAHTNIKNAVKYYGDSPLYGAHIPFNFALIEDIGREPDARDIKYSVDRWLTYKPLNKRANWVIGSHDISRVASRYRGELVDAFNMLVLLLPGVAITYMGEEIGMTNGFVPWGKTRDPQACNTDDPIGYTDVSRDPVRTPFQWSKGKNAGFSNGDRTWLPVADGFEQINVADERSAMRSHYQVYRSLALLRTRPAFRLGRYESLALNSDVFAFKRWYNDDTYVVVMNVGRTYHFINLTAIDLIFGTLEVEVSSVLSSRSYSDLVQANNLDLAADEALVLRMQV; this comes from the exons ATGTGGCAGATTTTTATGTTGTATCTTGTGGTGTCTGTCCATGGAAAGTATGAGAATATCAATGTCAAGCTGGACTGGTGGGAAAACGCTGTTTTTTACGAGATTTACACGAGATCTTTCATGGACAGTGACGGAGATGGAATTGGTGATATAAATG GGATAAATTCCAGGTTGGATTATTTAAAGGAAATAGGTGTAGATGCAGCGTTTCTGTCTCCAATATTTAAATCTTCTATGCACGACTTTGGATATGACGTATCTGATTATTATACTATCCATCCGGAATTTGGCACTATGGAAGATTTTGAACAGCTGTTACGGAGAGCCAACGATTTca ATATAAAGATCGTTTTGGAATTTGTCCCGAATCACACCAGCAACGAGAGCGAATGGTTCATAAAGTCTTTGAATAAGGATGAGTTTTATGCCGATTGGTACATATGGGAGAAAGGGCATATGGACGACCGAGGACGTACCAGCCCTCCAAACAATTGG ATCAGCTTGTTCAGAAGAAGTGCATGGACGTATGCCCCACATCGGGACCAATATTATCTGCATCAGTTTGGCGACGCTCAACCCGATCTCAATTACAGGAACCCTGTCGTTTTGGATGAAATGAAG aacataataaagttttgGCTCGAAAAGGGTGTAGCTGGTATGAGGATGACATCCGTAAACTTCTTGTACGAAGCTGATAAAGAAATGTATGGCGGTAGATACCCTGACGAGCCACTGACTGGAAAACCTGGACTAGGCCCAAGTGACTATAACTATTTAGAACACGTCTATACCAAAGATTTGGAGGAAGGATATGATATAATATCGCAGTTCCGTGAAGTGTTTGATTCGATTAGCCTTAGAGATAATTTAACTAG GGTAATGATGACAGATGCTCACACAAACATCAAGAATGCAGTGAAGTATTACGGAGATTCACCTCTCTACGGTGCTCATATTCCTTTCAACTTTGCACTAATAGAAGATATAGGGAGAGAACCGGATGCCCGAGATATCAAGTATAGTGTCGATCGTTGGTTGACATATAAACCGCTAAATAAACGAGCTAATTGGGTG ATTGGCAGTCATGACATAAGTCGTGTTGCCTCTCGCTACAGGGGCGAATTGGTGGATGCTTTCAATATGCTTGTACTTCTGCTGCCAGGAGTCGCCATTACTTACATG GGAGAAGAAATCGGTATGACTAATGGGTTTGTGCCGTGGGGAAAAACAAGAGACCCTCAGGCTTGTAATACTGATGACCCAATAGGGTACACAGACGTGTCCCGGGATCCTGTTAGAACGCCCTTCCAATGGAGCAAGGGCAAAAATGCAG GTTTCTCCAATGGAGACCGCACTTGGCTCCCAGTGGCTGATGGATTTGAGCAAATAAACGTGGCCGACGAGAGGTCAGCTATGAGATCCCACTATCAAGTATACAGAAGCCTGGCGCTTCTTAGAACTAGACCGGCATTCCGTCTCGGCAGATATGAGTCGCTTGCTCTCAACAGTGATGTCTTTGCTTTCAAAAG ATGGTACAATGACGATACTTACGTGGTGGTAATGAATGTCGGGAGGACGTACCATTTCATCAACCTAACGGCAATTGATCTGATATTCGGTACTTTGGAGGTCGAAGTCAGTAGTGTCCTATCATCACGATCTTATAG CGATCTTGTTCAAGCAAATAATCTGGACTTAGCGGCCGACGAAGCTTTAGTTTTAAGAATGCAAGTGTAA
- the LOC128669510 gene encoding maltase 2-like isoform X1: MMWQIFMLYLVVSVHGKYENINVKLDWWENAVFYEIYTRSFMDSDGDGIGDINGINSRLDYLKEIGVDAAFLSPIFKSSMHDFGYDVSDYYTIHPEFGTMEDFEQLLRRANDFNIKIVLEFVPNHTSNESEWFIKSLNKDEFYADWYIWEKGHMDDRGRTSPPNNWISLFRRSAWTYAPHRDQYYLHQFGDAQPDLNYRNPVVLDEMKNIIKFWLEKGVAGMRMTSVNFLYEADKEMYGGRYPDEPLTGKPGLGPSDYNYLEHVYTKDLEEGYDIISQFREVFDSISLRDNLTRVMMTDAHTNIKNAVKYYGDSPLYGAHIPFNFALIEDIGREPDARDIKYSVDRWLTYKPLNKRANWVIGSHDISRVASRYRGELVDAFNMLVLLLPGVAITYMGEEIGMTNGFVPWGKTRDPQACNTDDPIGYTDVSRDPVRTPFQWSKGKNAGFSNGDRTWLPVADGFEQINVADERSAMRSHYQVYRSLALLRTRPAFRLGRYESLALNSDVFAFKRWYNDDTYVVVMNVGRTYHFINLTAIDLIFGTLEVEVSSVLSSRSYSDLVQANNLDLAADEALVLRMQV, translated from the exons a tgATGTGGCAGATTTTTATGTTGTATCTTGTGGTGTCTGTCCATGGAAAGTATGAGAATATCAATGTCAAGCTGGACTGGTGGGAAAACGCTGTTTTTTACGAGATTTACACGAGATCTTTCATGGACAGTGACGGAGATGGAATTGGTGATATAAATG GGATAAATTCCAGGTTGGATTATTTAAAGGAAATAGGTGTAGATGCAGCGTTTCTGTCTCCAATATTTAAATCTTCTATGCACGACTTTGGATATGACGTATCTGATTATTATACTATCCATCCGGAATTTGGCACTATGGAAGATTTTGAACAGCTGTTACGGAGAGCCAACGATTTca ATATAAAGATCGTTTTGGAATTTGTCCCGAATCACACCAGCAACGAGAGCGAATGGTTCATAAAGTCTTTGAATAAGGATGAGTTTTATGCCGATTGGTACATATGGGAGAAAGGGCATATGGACGACCGAGGACGTACCAGCCCTCCAAACAATTGG ATCAGCTTGTTCAGAAGAAGTGCATGGACGTATGCCCCACATCGGGACCAATATTATCTGCATCAGTTTGGCGACGCTCAACCCGATCTCAATTACAGGAACCCTGTCGTTTTGGATGAAATGAAG aacataataaagttttgGCTCGAAAAGGGTGTAGCTGGTATGAGGATGACATCCGTAAACTTCTTGTACGAAGCTGATAAAGAAATGTATGGCGGTAGATACCCTGACGAGCCACTGACTGGAAAACCTGGACTAGGCCCAAGTGACTATAACTATTTAGAACACGTCTATACCAAAGATTTGGAGGAAGGATATGATATAATATCGCAGTTCCGTGAAGTGTTTGATTCGATTAGCCTTAGAGATAATTTAACTAG GGTAATGATGACAGATGCTCACACAAACATCAAGAATGCAGTGAAGTATTACGGAGATTCACCTCTCTACGGTGCTCATATTCCTTTCAACTTTGCACTAATAGAAGATATAGGGAGAGAACCGGATGCCCGAGATATCAAGTATAGTGTCGATCGTTGGTTGACATATAAACCGCTAAATAAACGAGCTAATTGGGTG ATTGGCAGTCATGACATAAGTCGTGTTGCCTCTCGCTACAGGGGCGAATTGGTGGATGCTTTCAATATGCTTGTACTTCTGCTGCCAGGAGTCGCCATTACTTACATG GGAGAAGAAATCGGTATGACTAATGGGTTTGTGCCGTGGGGAAAAACAAGAGACCCTCAGGCTTGTAATACTGATGACCCAATAGGGTACACAGACGTGTCCCGGGATCCTGTTAGAACGCCCTTCCAATGGAGCAAGGGCAAAAATGCAG GTTTCTCCAATGGAGACCGCACTTGGCTCCCAGTGGCTGATGGATTTGAGCAAATAAACGTGGCCGACGAGAGGTCAGCTATGAGATCCCACTATCAAGTATACAGAAGCCTGGCGCTTCTTAGAACTAGACCGGCATTCCGTCTCGGCAGATATGAGTCGCTTGCTCTCAACAGTGATGTCTTTGCTTTCAAAAG ATGGTACAATGACGATACTTACGTGGTGGTAATGAATGTCGGGAGGACGTACCATTTCATCAACCTAACGGCAATTGATCTGATATTCGGTACTTTGGAGGTCGAAGTCAGTAGTGTCCTATCATCACGATCTTATAG CGATCTTGTTCAAGCAAATAATCTGGACTTAGCGGCCGACGAAGCTTTAGTTTTAAGAATGCAAGTGTAA